A window of Candidatus Methylomirabilis lanthanidiphila contains these coding sequences:
- a CDS encoding Glycosyl transferase family 2: MVDRSGTERPQHGSTPRVAILILNWNGMRDTLETLESVHRLHYGNFEVVLVDNGSTDDSCNAIASAFPTVRLIASPANLGVAGGRNLGIEAILQESDIDYVLFLDNDVTLESSLLDKLVAAAEGDVALGIVGPIVCYHSDPQRIWSAGSRFIFREVISRLRLTNHLVTQELTEGLEYVDALPGCCMLVTRRVFETIGCFNPLYFMACDDSEFCYRAAKAGFRRGVVTQALLWHKVSTSTGGGYTPGRAYFTSRSTIVFLKAHGRLWHWASALTCAALSLPLAYLRERRRGNQHAVTMKFKGYLDGLLGRPIDPEVEQYFQRGQSGPADGAHIRRNA, encoded by the coding sequence ATGGTAGATAGATCAGGAACGGAGAGGCCGCAGCACGGGTCCACACCGCGGGTCGCTATCCTTATCCTGAACTGGAACGGGATGCGCGACACGCTGGAGACCCTGGAGAGCGTGCATCGGCTCCACTATGGTAACTTCGAGGTTGTTCTGGTTGATAACGGTTCAACCGACGATTCATGTAACGCCATAGCCTCCGCCTTCCCGACAGTTCGCCTGATCGCTTCGCCTGCGAATCTTGGGGTCGCGGGAGGTAGAAACTTGGGGATCGAGGCGATCCTGCAGGAATCCGATATCGACTATGTGCTGTTCCTCGATAACGACGTGACGCTGGAATCCAGCCTATTGGACAAGCTGGTGGCAGCAGCAGAAGGAGATGTCGCCCTCGGAATCGTCGGACCGATTGTCTGCTATCACTCTGACCCGCAGCGGATATGGAGCGCGGGGTCTCGCTTCATTTTTCGTGAGGTGATCAGTAGGTTGAGGCTAACGAATCATCTCGTCACACAAGAGCTTACGGAGGGTCTCGAGTATGTCGACGCGCTCCCTGGCTGCTGTATGTTGGTCACGCGGCGCGTGTTCGAGACGATCGGCTGCTTCAATCCGCTCTATTTCATGGCGTGTGACGATTCAGAGTTTTGCTACCGGGCGGCCAAGGCCGGATTTAGACGGGGGGTCGTCACGCAGGCACTTCTCTGGCACAAGGTCTCAACCAGCACCGGCGGCGGGTACACGCCAGGTCGAGCCTACTTCACGAGTCGGAGCACGATTGTGTTTCTGAAGGCGCATGGCCGGCTGTGGCACTGGGCCAGCGCTCTCACCTGTGCCGCGTTGAGTCTGCCTCTGGCGTATCTGCGGGAACGGCGCCGCGGTAACCAGCACGCGGTCACCATGAAGTTCAAGGGCTATCTGGATGGATTGCTTGGCCGGCCGATCGATCCCGAAGTCGAGCAATATTTTCAGCGCGGTCAATCCGGCCCGGCGGATGGGGCGCACATCCGTCGCAACGCGTGA